Proteins encoded by one window of Mycoplasma capricolum subsp. capricolum ATCC 27343:
- the ybeY gene encoding rRNA maturation RNase YbeY, producing the protein MLKINYFNDTDVNMNSWKKFANKILKIAYNYFNFNYDIELSITFVDDLKAQQINQQYRNHSYIADVTSFPVEMTENEIKAIGFRELGDMFINLSEAKRKAIKYNHDLNSEMGFLFVHGFLHLLGYDHENLDDEKIMFDLQDQILKLNNLVYIIKFNEEDYLESN; encoded by the coding sequence ATGTTAAAAATAAATTATTTTAATGATACTGATGTTAATATGAATTCTTGAAAAAAGTTTGCTAATAAAATTTTAAAAATTGCTTATAATTATTTTAATTTTAATTATGATATTGAATTAAGCATTACGTTTGTTGATGATTTAAAAGCTCAACAAATTAATCAACAATATCGTAATCATTCTTATATTGCTGATGTTACTTCTTTTCCAGTAGAAATGACTGAAAATGAAATTAAAGCAATTGGATTTAGAGAATTAGGTGATATGTTTATTAATTTAAGTGAAGCTAAAAGAAAAGCTATTAAATATAATCACGATTTAAATTCAGAAATGGGGTTTTTATTTGTTCATGGTTTTTTACACTTATTAGGTTATGATCATGAAAATTTAGATGATGAAAAAATTATGTTTGACTTACAAGATCAAATTTTAAAACTAAACAACTTAGTGTATATAATTAAATTTAATGAAGAAGACTATTTAGAAAGTAATTAA